The following are encoded together in the Capsulimonas corticalis genome:
- a CDS encoding ribonucleoside-diphosphate reductase subunit alpha, with amino-acid sequence MAVSPTFSETNSSPESTLGSVRKRNGVVAAFDGVRIHKAIEKAFRAEKRLTPDEMLSVDLTNAIDAHANAVIAWSAAQDDLNVEAIQDEVERVLMAAGAHGVARRYILYREQHAEKRRARALWYRRADGSEAVLDTDALRASIEDACAGLGPDVSAEPVVKEALGSLYAGVTESEIAQSMILAARSRVEIEPGYSSAAARLLLGVLYGEATGTPSRIVDADRIYASYFKTYFTQAVEAKLLNPEMLTFDLDSLAAAIHGERDLQFQFLGLQTLYDRYLIQDKGRRIELPQLFWMRVAMGLSLREDDREARAIEFYTLLSQFHFTSATPTLFNAGTLHSQLSSCYLTTVPDDLGGIFSSIRDNALLSKWAGGLGNDWTGVRALGAEITGTGGKSQGVIPFLKVASDTAVAVNQGGKRKGAVCAYLETWHLDIEHFLDLRKNTGDDRRRTHDMNTANWIPDLFMQRVAAGGQWTLFSPNDVPDLHDTYGAAFEARYTEYERQADAGQIALFKRVPALDLWRKMLAALFETGHPWITFKDPSNVRSPQQHVGVVHNSNLCTEILLNTSEEETAVCNLGSINLQAHLTDGALDHARLQATIQTAVRMLDNVIDINYYPTPQAKTANLRHRPVGLGVMGFQDALYTLGSSYASDAAVQFADESMEAISYYAFLASSQLAAERGAYPTYQGSLWSQGQLPIDTIDRLAKERGADVLMDRSSTLDWTVVRSAIQQSGMRNSNVLAIAPTATISNIVGVSQSIEPTYKNLYVKSNLSGEFTQVNTALVQDLKALGLWDAEMRDDLKYFDGSLLEIERIPQEIRDRYRTAFEIDAHWIIECASRRQKWIDMGQSLNLYMDQPSGKKLHEMYFLAWAKGLKTTYYLRTVAATQVEKSTLDINRRSIQPRWMKNQSASADIQVERVAETCTLGAECEACQ; translated from the coding sequence ATGGCCGTATCACCGACATTTTCCGAAACCAACTCATCCCCTGAATCCACTTTAGGCTCCGTACGCAAACGCAACGGCGTCGTCGCCGCGTTTGACGGCGTCCGTATCCACAAAGCCATCGAAAAGGCGTTTCGCGCCGAAAAGCGTTTGACGCCGGACGAGATGCTCAGTGTCGATCTGACAAACGCAATTGACGCGCACGCCAATGCCGTGATCGCATGGAGCGCGGCGCAGGACGATCTGAACGTTGAGGCGATTCAGGATGAGGTGGAGCGGGTGCTGATGGCGGCGGGCGCGCACGGCGTCGCGCGGCGTTATATCCTGTACCGGGAGCAGCATGCGGAAAAGCGGCGGGCGCGGGCGCTCTGGTATCGACGCGCCGACGGGAGCGAAGCGGTTCTGGACACGGACGCCCTGCGGGCCAGCATTGAGGACGCTTGCGCGGGTCTTGGGCCGGATGTCAGCGCTGAGCCGGTGGTCAAGGAAGCCCTGGGATCGCTCTATGCCGGCGTGACGGAATCCGAAATCGCGCAGTCGATGATTCTCGCGGCCCGCTCGCGCGTGGAAATCGAGCCGGGCTACAGCAGCGCCGCCGCGCGTCTGCTGCTCGGCGTGCTGTACGGCGAAGCGACGGGAACGCCGTCGCGGATCGTGGACGCCGATCGGATCTACGCCTCTTATTTCAAAACGTATTTCACGCAGGCCGTCGAAGCCAAGCTGCTCAATCCCGAGATGCTGACGTTCGACTTAGATAGTCTCGCCGCCGCCATCCATGGCGAGCGCGACTTGCAGTTCCAGTTTCTGGGCTTGCAGACGCTTTACGACCGCTATCTGATCCAAGATAAAGGACGCCGCATTGAGTTGCCCCAGCTGTTCTGGATGCGGGTCGCGATGGGCCTGTCACTGCGCGAGGATGATCGCGAGGCTCGGGCCATCGAGTTCTACACGCTGTTGTCGCAGTTCCACTTCACGTCGGCCACCCCCACTCTCTTTAACGCCGGCACGCTGCATTCCCAGCTCTCATCGTGCTACCTGACCACGGTTCCGGACGATCTGGGCGGCATCTTCTCCAGCATCCGGGACAATGCGTTGCTCTCCAAATGGGCGGGCGGTCTCGGCAACGACTGGACTGGGGTCCGCGCCCTCGGCGCGGAGATCACGGGGACGGGCGGCAAAAGCCAGGGCGTCATCCCCTTTCTGAAGGTCGCCAGCGACACGGCGGTCGCGGTCAATCAGGGCGGCAAGCGCAAGGGCGCGGTCTGCGCCTATCTCGAAACCTGGCACCTGGACATCGAGCACTTCTTGGACCTGCGCAAGAACACGGGCGACGACCGCCGCCGCACGCACGACATGAACACGGCCAACTGGATCCCCGACTTGTTCATGCAGCGCGTCGCCGCCGGCGGCCAGTGGACGCTGTTCAGCCCGAACGACGTCCCCGATCTGCACGATACTTACGGCGCGGCGTTTGAAGCGCGCTACACGGAATATGAGCGCCAGGCCGACGCCGGCCAGATCGCCCTCTTCAAGCGCGTTCCCGCCTTAGATTTGTGGCGCAAGATGCTCGCCGCCCTCTTCGAGACCGGCCATCCCTGGATCACCTTCAAGGACCCCTCCAATGTCCGCTCCCCCCAACAGCACGTCGGCGTCGTCCACAACTCCAACCTCTGCACGGAGATCCTGCTCAACACGTCCGAAGAAGAGACCGCCGTCTGCAACCTCGGTTCGATCAACCTCCAGGCGCACCTCACAGACGGCGCGCTCGACCATGCGCGTCTCCAGGCCACCATCCAAACCGCCGTCCGGATGCTGGACAACGTGATCGACATCAACTACTACCCGACGCCGCAGGCCAAAACCGCCAACCTGCGCCACCGCCCCGTCGGCCTCGGCGTGATGGGCTTCCAGGACGCGCTTTACACCCTCGGGAGCAGCTACGCCAGCGACGCCGCCGTACAGTTTGCCGATGAAAGCATGGAAGCCATCTCCTACTACGCGTTCTTAGCATCCTCACAGCTGGCCGCCGAGCGCGGTGCCTATCCCACTTACCAAGGCTCGCTCTGGAGCCAGGGACAACTCCCGATCGACACCATCGACCGTCTCGCCAAAGAGCGCGGCGCCGATGTCTTGATGGATCGTTCCAGCACGCTGGACTGGACCGTTGTTCGCAGCGCGATCCAGCAAAGCGGCATGCGCAACAGCAATGTCCTCGCCATCGCGCCGACCGCGACGATCTCCAACATCGTCGGCGTCAGCCAATCGATCGAGCCGACTTACAAGAACCTCTACGTCAAGAGCAATCTGTCCGGCGAGTTCACGCAGGTCAACACAGCGTTGGTCCAAGACCTCAAGGCGCTCGGCCTCTGGGACGCCGAGATGCGCGACGATCTCAAGTACTTCGACGGCTCGCTCTTAGAGATTGAGCGCATCCCGCAAGAGATCCGCGATCGCTATCGCACGGCTTTCGAGATCGACGCCCACTGGATCATCGAATGCGCCAGCCGCCGCCAGAAGTGGATCGACATGGGCCAATCGCTCAATCTCTACATGGATCAGCCCAGCGGTAAGAAACTGCACGAAATGTACTTCCTCGCCTGGGCCAAAGGCCTCAAGACGACCTACTACCTGCGCACCGTCGCCGCCACCCAGGTCGAAAAGTCCACCTTAGACATCAACCGCCGCAGCATCCAACCCCGCTGGATGAAGAATCAAAGCGCCTCGGCCGACATCCAAGTCGAACGTGTAGCCGAGACTTGCACGCTTGGCGCGGAGTGCGAGGCTTGCCAGT